The sequence below is a genomic window from Brachyhypopomus gauderio isolate BG-103 chromosome 5, BGAUD_0.2, whole genome shotgun sequence.
TGTTTTGCAAAGTTTTTAGTCACATGGCTCAAGTCAGGTTTATGCTTGAGAAGTCAATGGTGCTATGTGCCTCCACTAAAGTCACACTCGAGGTGTATCTCagttcaggggctgcagcccacgaagtgcgcatttgtaggccggttacgtcactgcgccgcgccgaggctgtcccaattcgtgggctccttcttattaaatatggacatttatactgcagtgagatgctaaataacatgccagttattaatgatattgcaggtaaacatgtgctttgagtatttactaaagagtaatgtttataaaaatacattgaattttgttatgaagttatacttcccgccaaacatgtgaatacatgttcaacgcattttcttttaggcatttgtgggtgatgtgatatttgtcggacagctcgctaacacgtatgtaacggggcagagcgtggtcacgcaaacatacgtcttgcgaagactagactgtctcatttaacagccgtgagatgcagcctacccggccttcgaagtgtgtggccaccgtgggctgcggtctacgtaggctgcagcccctgaattgagattcAGCCTCAGTCTCTCTAACAGGTGCTGGCACAACGGACTCCACAAGAGTGCATGAGGGAGATGCTGATGGTGTCTGATTTCTTTTGGCGTACAATTGTATTCAaataaagtaataataaaaaagaaacacatACTGTCAAAGCTTTAGATAACACTTGTTTATCCTGTATCTGTTTTAGCAATCAGATATGAATTCAAGCATAAACATATCCAAGAAGCAGAAGTGGTTTGAATAATTGGATAGAGTTGAAAGAAAACTACAATCCAAATACTAATTGAAAAAACTCTACATAGAAGTTGACCcaaattgtattttttattacaCATGGAACAAGagcaattaataaataaatgataacAGACAAAAACAGACAAACTTACACTtcactgtattttatttgtatatttaaGTCATTCTCCATATACTCTAGTGAAATTCTTCAGAATTAACCTTTTGCTGTTGTTCCAGCAAACAGACTCCTAATGGGTTTATCATTTGAAAAATACAGTCTATGGGTGTACACAACATTGGAACCTTTTATAAAAAGCACACGTCTAAGATCTATGGTGGCGAGTGAAGTTCAATTATAATCTACTAGCATTACCAAAGCCACTTTTCACATATGCCATTTATTAATAATTAGTGGTggggcgttaacggcgttcgttaatttgatactcttatcgggcgatataaaaattatcgccgttaatctattcttaaagttgggttgggaactggtaTGGCGTTTTGTAATTGTAATATCTTAATGACAACCTGacttatttaatttttaataaaataaaatataaaatagacAATTATTGCCTAAATATATCTTATTATGTAGCTAGGACAAAcctagagtgctcagtgaaataagttataatcacagtaCCCGAACCCACCCCGATTAACAGGGGAGtactgtgattataacttatttcactgagcactctaggtttgtcctagagtattttatattttatttaattaaaaattaaattagctcggctgtattcctaaccaaattgcacagtaggggcgagaacgagttttcaaacctgtgaattacaaatcgttcgtgtgtttacatggatgcagccacgaagtcgccaggtttacgttcctaaaaatgaattttccattaagcaaagtgttaccggagcggagctcggagcggtcgttttctgcatggtcctagcgctagattcgtcgctatttaaatatttctttttaaccgttaaaactgcagaggaccaaaaccggcttttgaaaaagtcccccccaaattatatccgtgagattaaatgtactaaatgttggcttacatttcaaatatcatgtttgtttgaataaacatgttatcaaccccttttaatgttcagtatgtaggcttacaaattcatgtttaactgaataaaccattgaacacgagtagcctacattttattgagctttttttttttcttcaaatatcAAAGTAGAAGCTtttcaagcagtcattgatgcattttggaaacaggagatgagcccctggtgtaatgcaccctctgtattaagaaaccctatctcaaaaactgacttttagtcattacttgggtagcacgcatatgagccattttaatctagattaatctagattaatttcaagatttcagtgagattaatctagatttaaaaaaaatctatgcccacccctattaataatacattatcagggttgccaactctcacgcattgagcgtgagacacacgcatttgaccgttttcacacgctctcacgccacacttccgatatctcacgccgaaaaaaatatccagtttatttacctcagatccacatatattatttaatacgttactagttcgctagctctggcgccatccaccggcgatataacactgaatctgtgtccattttacgttcgcccccccccccccccccccccgccctccCCATCAGGAGAGGGAAACAACGCTGCTCTCCCCACCAAAGAACTGAGGTTATTCACACACGTCAACTAATCTTTGTTGCTGTAAGGACAGTCAAAGTGTTTTTGATGTCCAGTATGTATTTCCCATGAGTTTTATCAGTGACTGCCTATGCTTTTATAAACAAATATCCATTGTTGGGGCTCATAATGTGACTTGACAGGATGTTAATGTAAATGGCTAACAAAATTACCCTTAATTCAACTTACTTGCACAGTTAATCAAAGATTTTTCCACAGTTTAAATGAATTAATAAGAAAAAGGGTTAATACACTAATGCACATAACTACCTCAGACTGTTTTGAGCAATTCTTAACAGCCAGGCTTGCCTTACCAAGTGTTGTAGCCcgaaaataatcagaaaatagCACAGTATGTATGATTAACTTAACACTCTCACATTTTTCTCTTAGGTTAATTCTAATACTACAGTGTTTTTTGTTTAAATTCTATTTTAGGTGCAGAATGGCACTACAGGAGTGAAATGACATGCAAATTAGTAAACACAACTGAGTGTTGTTAAGTATTATAGACCTCTACTGGACAATTATGGACTTACTACTGAGAAACCTGACATCAGACATGCAAACAGTACCAGCAGCAGTTCAGGTCTTTCTGACATGGACTTATTGTGCCGTCCTGCAAAAAAAACAGTTAAACCATGGTTAACAGTAAATATGACGCATATTTTAATGGTGAGTTGTACAATGAAGACGTAACTGCATTTTCTGATGTGACTGCAGTGTGCTGTGGTGCATGGCAGGGCTCTCAGAGAGAGTCAATCTCCAAGGAGCTTTACAGTGGTTTACTGCAGCTGCATTGTTTATAAACATACCATTGGAATCTCCAGCAACATTTCTGGCTCTGACAACATTTCATTAAGGAATTGTATATCAGATTATGTATTTTGGATTAATTATGcatttaaagaaaaaaacatagtTCCTTTATACCTCCTTGTGAAAATGTATAGTCTTGGTGAAACCAGTTTATTTTAAATGCAATCCTGCCTAGTTACAGCACTAAACCCCTTTCTCCTCCATCCTGTGATACTTGTCACACTGCCCTACTCTGACCAAGGCAATAGGAAAGACTGCAAACTGACAAATAAAACTGATACTGGAATGGACAATAATTACATTTCATACCGTCTATGAATCCAAATATAATGCAGTGCAACTTACCCAGAACATTTATCTTTTGGGTGGCTGTAATAAACAGTCCAGACATGCTGTTCGTGGCCTTGCAGATGAGAACTCCTACGATGTCCTCTACAATTGGACTGATTACCACCTCGTCTCCATAGCCGGCAATCACATCTCCATTAATCATCCAGGTGTAATTACAGGAAGGCTTGCAGGTGGCGCTGCACAGGAACCGCTGAGAGTGTCCTGATGTGAAAGTCTGTTTTGTGATAGAAACATTTACTGGGCCCTCTGCAAAGACAAAAATCAATATACAAAACTGCAGCTTTTTCCTTGTCATGTAAAGTGAATGGTATCGTTAAGCCTGATGTCTGTAATCTCGCAGTACCCAAAATGCGCAGAGTTTTCCTGACGGTGGAGGATCTTCCTGTGACATTGTTTCTGCCTGTGCAGGTCACTGTTTTGGAGCTCACCCACCGTTTTAAGGTGAAAGCTACTTCAATGCCATCTCTAATGTGTTCATCAACACCAACTGTGTAGCTGCACTCAGGCGAGCACAGAGCCAAGCAAACAAAGCTACATGGCACACCCACTGTGACTGCATCAGGACCAGAAATGCTGAGACCCAATGGCCCGACTGAAAGAGACAGAAGGAACTCATCATTAATCAATGCTGGGAAAAACATGATACATTATTAACTGTTGCAAGTGCCTGCAGTAGAcagtataaaagtaaaagtaaaaagtcAAGTGCATTATAAAGTCTACTCAGGGGCACATATTCCTCTTTATGTGTGAGGAGGCTGGCCAGAAGGTGGGGGTCATTACCATTGTGTTCTATGTGCAGGTTCATGAAAAGGTGATCTAACATTATGTTAACATAAATAACATGCCCATTCCCTAGCAGAGCAACTTCCTGGATTGGTGGATGAACAGTGAGGACTTCCTGGTTGAATCAAAGACGATTGATTGAACGCTCTGCAGACGCAACAGAAAGGAAAGCCCCTATTCCTTCATTTAA
It includes:
- the LOC143514808 gene encoding uncharacterized protein LOC143514808 encodes the protein MDYTHVLLCVLLHLHLTGMTVCGVAVEEKDFLMITKPDYMTSFGPLGLSISGPDAVTVGVPCSFVCLALCSPECSYTVGVDEHIRDGIEVAFTLKRWVSSKTVTCTGRNNVTGRSSTVRKTLRILEGPVNVSITKQTFTSGHSQRFLCSATCKPSCNYTWMINGDVIAGYGDEVVISPIVEDIVGVLICKATNSMSGLFITATQKINVLGRHNKSMSERPELLLVLFACLMSGFSVVSP